In the Gossypium raimondii isolate GPD5lz chromosome 9, ASM2569854v1, whole genome shotgun sequence genome, one interval contains:
- the LOC128032607 gene encoding uncharacterized protein LOC128032607, whose amino-acid sequence MDPLKYMMESTVLNGRMTRWQILRSKFDIVYMNQKAVKGGTIVDFLDSRALEDYKPLNFDFPNEDPMYVATTEEDTQEEHLWKLIFYGASNAIGNRIRAALVSPNGDHYLFTSKLDFDCTNNMAKYEACNMGIYAAIERKIKVLEVCEDSALVIYQLKGE is encoded by the coding sequence ATGGACCctctaaagtacatgatggagtcaactGTTCTAAATGGAAGGATGACCCGATGGCAAATTCTGCGTTCTAAGTTTGATATAGTCTATATGAACCAGAAGGCAGTAAAAGGGGGTACAATAGTAGATTTTCTAGATAGTAGAGCTTTGGAAGATTACAagcctttgaactttgatttcccgaatgaagatCCGATGTATGTTGCAACCACTGAAGAAGATACTCAAGAAGAACATCTTTGGAAACTAATTTTTTACGGAGCGTCAAACGCTATAGGGAACAGAATCAGGGCAGCCTTGGTATCCCCAAACGGAGATCATTATCTCTTTActagtaaattggattttgattgcacaaataatatggcAAAATATGAAGCATGCAACATGGGTATTTATGCAGCCATAGAACGCAAGATCAAAGTACTGGAGGTATGTGAGGATTCTGCATTAGTGATCTATCAACTTAAGGGTGAATGA